In the genome of Populus trichocarpa isolate Nisqually-1 chromosome 10, P.trichocarpa_v4.1, whole genome shotgun sequence, the window ataaaaaaaatttcatagaccttggatttttttacatttaaaaaattattgatccCCACATCAGGACATTCAAACTAGTGTTACCTAAATAAAACTTTCAtgataacctaaaaaaaataatagatagaGACATTTGACCACAAATTGGATGATGAACAAAGTCCATCCACCCAAATCCTCAGGTCATCCTAACCTCCAAGGCCCAAAAGCACATACGGACCCACACAACCCTCCAAAACCATAACGGCCACAAACTAACCACCCTTTCAGAAAGCTGAAGCTCGAacgatttaataattttttttccctgaacaaaaaagaaaagaaaggtaacACAACACAGAGACAGAGATGCTAAGCAGGACAGTTGTTTCAGTGTCTgctgtttcttcttcctcttcaacATCTCCATCTCGAATCTTGTGCAAAGTAAACCCAACAATCCCTAAATTCTTGGGTCTGAAAGGACCCTCTCATAATTTCACAAACTGTACCACATGGAACAAAAATTTGAACTTGAGTAGAAAGTGCAATACAAGAATGGAGAATTTCACGACCAAAGCATCAGCAGCAGCTCAGCCTTTAAAAAACGCAGACGAGCTCATTGACTCTGTTGAGACTTTCATCTTTGATTGTGATGGTCAGTGTCTCTCGCTCTCTTTTaagtttcttttcaattcatttcttgaatgaaaaaagtttttcttttctcttttcatgtACTAATGAAGGGGAAAATGATTTGCAGGAGTTATATGGAAAGGAGATAAATTGATCGACGGCGTCCCTCAAACTCTTGATATGCTCCGTTCAAGGGTTTGTATTTAGTTTATGTGATAgtgcatttttcttcttcttttcttgtgctgttagtgtttattttcttttgtaagatTGTGGGTTTTCTTTGTTGGTTTCAGGGGAAGAGACTAGTTTTTGTTACAAACAACTCAACAAAGTCTAGGAAACAATATGGTAAAAAGTTCGAGACACTTGGTCTTGATGTCAGTGAGGTTAGTAAGTCACaaccctttcttttctattcttttgttttgtttcagcAACTTCTTTATATCCATCCCATTGTTTCAGGAAGAAATTTTCGCATCATCCTTTGCAGCTGCGGCCTATTTGAAGTCAATTGATTTCCCAAAagataaaaaggtttttttttttttatgaatttcttaGAATGAGGTTTTGTTATAATTGTGTGGTTACAGTTGTGAGGATTATGAGATGTAGTGGTTGATAGTGGACTGATATCCGGGCATGATTTTTAGGTTTACGTGGTTGGTGAGGATGGCATCTTGAAGGAGCTTGAGCTTGCTGGATTTCAGTATCTTGGTGGGCCAGTATGTATGAGTTCCAATTTGCATTATATCTCACCTCATCTTTTATACATGCTTTGAAATATTCAGCTTTTAGATGACAGTATGATACCAGAAATTGCCACGAGTGATTCAATATTGTGCAACGTGATTCAATATTCAGATTTGAAATATTCAACTTGCAATAATATATGTTTCTGCTAATGCCATTTTTCTAGCTTACTGACTGGTTAGCAGTAGCTTTTTGGATTAATATGTTATTTCTAATTTGTACTGTTCACTTATACAGGAAGATGGTGGGAAAAAGATAGAGCTGAAGCCTGGGTTTCTAATGGAGCACGATAAGGAtgtaaatttcttttcttttttcttttcctttcaataGAGCATTCCTTGACAGGCAACTTGAGTTGGACATCcctaggttttgttttgttacagTTGCAATTGAGGAGCCAAAGTAGCGTCCTTTCCCAAAATTTGGGCTTGCTAAAGATGTTTCTTCATTGCTTCTAGGTTGGGGCAGTTGTTGTTGGATTTGATCGCTATTTCAACTACTACAAAGTCCAGTATGGAACACTCTGTATAAGGGAAAATCCTGGATGCCTCTTCATTGCTACAAATCGCGATGCAGTCACCCATCTTACAGATGCTCAGGAGTGGGCAGGTTCTCATCTCCCCGTCATCATCACAATTTATGTGTCATTGTTTTCTAATCGTGTTAAGGTTATATAGGTTGTGATGCATGATGTATAGAAAATGAAATATGCAATGATCTCCAATATTCAGCTTGATGccaatttcaaatgaaaactGTGGCATCAGAAGACTTGTACACCCTTGGCCTTTTGAAGAGCTACATATCAGCAATGAGTAAACTAATGGAGTTGTCTGTCATCCTTCCAAACATTAAATTGAGTGTTCTGATGACATGAAGTTCAAATCAGTTCCATCTATGCAATTTCAGCATCAATAAGATATGATAACATGATTATCGAGGACTTTGAGTACATGGACTAAAAAATAGGTGAAAGCTGTCCTTTTGTATTGACAGCTTGAAGGTTCAAATGTATGCAAATGTGGTTAATAAGTGAGTGTTATGTGATAACAGCTCTATTGTAACACATGTAGAAATATGAGCTAGTATAGGAATAGCGAGAAACAGTTGGGATTAGACTTCCAGATACCTGTTCCCACTTTAGGATTATGGTTTAAATTACATGCAAGGCACTGGTCCAAGCAACAACTGTTGCACTAATCTATTTTGGAGGTTTACATTATGATAATTCCTTGCATCCTCCTTTTGGGTAAGACTAACTTGTTCAGATCAAACCTGTCACCatgttatgtttatttatgttcctCGCATGTTTTTCCAGAATCCATTATAACGTGTgcttaatatataatttcaggCGGTGGTTCTATGGTCGGTGCTTTCGTTGGTTCAACTCAGCGTGAGCCACTAGTTGTGGGAAAGCCCTCAACTTTTATGATGGATTACTTAGCCAACAAGTACGGCTTacaatactttaatttttcttttattctccaATCTCTTTGAATTGAGCAAATTCAGGATGAGAAATGCATGATTTGCAGACAGCTCAAACACTGCTTAAGCATTCTCTACATCAATTTGTCAAATTATAGGATTCCATGTCCACCAACCACCATGTATTTGAATTCATATTATTCATGGTTAAGCAAGTATTGTTTGGTCAGCAAGTTTGTAATCTAGGATTTACCTCAAACCACCCCATTGTTTCACCAAATGAGCTTCGAGTACCAATCATACATGTATGGAGTACCTTCTCGTGCATGCTATTTCTGTTGTGTTGCTATAAGGTTGGTCTTGCACAAGTATAGGAAATTCCATTCTAACAAGTGGTTGCTTTTCTTTATCAGtagcagagaaaaaaatatgacttCTAACTTCCATATAAACACACTATTGTGGACAAGTTTTCCTCACCTTTGCatgttattttcatgtatttgatCAAAAACAGATTCGGGATTCTCAAGTCACAGATATGCATGGTTGGGGACAGATTGGATACTGATATTCTGTTTGGACAAAATGGTGGTTGCAAAACTCTTCTCGTTCTCTCTGGTAACTAATTAATGCAGATTTTCCTCTCCTAACTTTTGCCTGTACATTATATGCACTCTAATCGAGGATTTTATTCCAAAAAGGTGTGACCTCATTGTCAATGCTTCAAAGTCCAGGCAACTCCATCCAACCAGATTTCTACACCAACAaaatttctgattttctttCCCTCAAAGCTGCAGCTGTATGAGCATGCAATGACATTGTGTGCTGCGTTTAGGCccatctcttattttttcaattataattgcAGATATACATTCctgtatttttttccttcaaaatctaGAAGAAGAGATGTTGCAATTTATAGAAATCAGCAAGATGGAAACTtgtttcacttttatttatatttttctcaagctccacttgaaatttatttctaaCAAGTTCCATTCTTGTTACGTGTCCTTGGGGAGATAAAGGGAAGGGTGCGGCAACATTAGCAGCTGTAGCTGTTAAAATCTGCGGTTGTATTAACCAGATAGATTTGACGAAAGTTCTTAAATTTAGATATGTATTGTCCTAGAGAGCAGATACTGAAGTAACGCACACCATTTTTCTTACTGTGTTTACATAAATTTGCTACCTGACAAAAAGGGTACTTTTCTTTCACGAGACATCCTCTGTTTTAACCTTTGTGTCTGTTCTGCGGTTTCTTTGTGCatcttgtgttgtttttttcattgtttccaTGTTGTTCAACCAGTCTCGATGATGCTAAGGCATACCACAAGCTTTGGCAATTTAATTCTGGTAAAATCTTTAGCCCCACCAATCGTTTGTTGAAGTGTCTTGTCAAAAGTGTgcagatctctctctctcttttttttaattgtcaaaccaaaaagaaaaaagacttgAGTGTTCTTTCCCTTTTAAATCACTAGGTAGCTTATGTGAGGTGATCATGAAATCATGGCCGTGAGTTTCTCTTCTATGCactgtttttatcaaaatattgaaatttgatGGTCGGATTAAAACTGCTCACAGCTGACTGCCCTAACGTTAATTGATCTTATGCACTTTGAATATGTATGTGCTTTAGGTGAGGTGAGACTAGCTAATCACCCAACCACCTACAGTAACAATGGCATCAATCTCTTCTCTGGTCAAATGCTCGTCGCATCTTGTTGATTAGAGATATAAAGAAACTGCAGTTAACACTCTGGATCCATCAAAGTCTtgcttgtgaaaaaaaaaacattactttctTGAGTTTCCTGTGCGTCTGAAAATGCCCTGCAATAGGAGTCCAAGAACATACAAATACAATCTCTCAAGAATTCAGGGATCTTTGTGTTTCATTGATTATCAACGCAGACACGGGACCCATTAGCATTTATATACCTTAATGCCCACGCAATTGCCTTGTAGAGTTATTAAACTCCTCGAACGTCAACTTTATTCTGTAAATGAACCTTAATTAATATGGATATGGAGGCAATTAGATCATGTGCCAGCGTCATTAGGAAGGATTTAATGCACGGTATCCACACAGCCACCGATAGGATTCAAGTCGCTTGCTTTTCAAGCTCCTACGGCATGAATAGTGAGCTGAATCTCTAAATTCCAATGGAATGAGATACCTTTCACcgcatatgaaaaataatagttGATTCCCTTCAAGGGagattttttcttggatatCTTGTTTTTGATTAAAGCTGAGAATTGGACGGGTATAGGCTggttctcaaaaaaaaaataaaaaaataaaaaataaaaaaatatcaacttgtTTATCAATTTACGATACATAATCTATTTACtaagttttgttttcaaaaatgttttttaattaagaatatattaaaaaaaaatattttttaatttttaacattaatatattaaaattataaaataacactaaaaaaattaatatttttcctgCATGCATGGCTGTAAACACTATACAAAACTAGGTTTAAACTATTCTAATTTCAAATGCTTTTTTTATGAATGCAATTTAAGATATTTGTTTCCAACTTATTAATCATGCTCCGAATCCAaagtattattaataaaaaaataaaaaatcaacaagcttttttcttggaaagaaaataacctttaataaaaacagtaaataaaataatactaactaagggaagaagaagaaggaaccGGGAGCCGTAGACAGTAGAGAGTCTTGAGAGCGGAGAAGCGGCGAGTGACGTTACATTTCACCATTATCTTCTTTTcactattttatataattgCGTAACATAAATAAGACagcatcaataataataattccacttccgtctctctctctttcggcTATCATCAAACCAAACAGAGAGACAAAACTTAAACTctttattttgcttttcatggtaaatttgtaaattttggTTTCTGAATTTTGATCTACCGAAGGCAGATTTCTCTTCCTCTCTCCTTCACATTCGCCGTTTTCACTTCAGCAAGATCCAACTCACTCAAGGTATGCttcggggttttttttttcaaattttttgagtgaaaatgtaatttttgattattttgttatgaCAGGAGAAGACATGATAGAGTGCAGTGAATGCCACTCGAAAATCtcagcaaataataataacagtaaaGCAGTAGCGAGAGCATACGATAGACATAGAAGCGATGTGTCGTCTAAAGCACGCGTTCTTAATCTTCTTTTGGTCGGTGGTGATTGCATCTTTGTCGGTCTCCAGGtgatttgcttttctttctttctttctttcttttaaaaatcaacttattGAATTGATGcttaagattttttgtttttgttattgttatgttGCAGCCTATATTGGTGTATATTTCAAAGCATAATGGGAAT includes:
- the LOC7464598 gene encoding phosphoglycolate phosphatase 1A, chloroplastic, encoding MLSRTVVSVSAVSSSSSTSPSRILCKVNPTIPKFLGLKGPSHNFTNCTTWNKNLNLSRKCNTRMENFTTKASAAAQPLKNADELIDSVETFIFDCDGVIWKGDKLIDGVPQTLDMLRSRGKRLVFVTNNSTKSRKQYGKKFETLGLDVSEEEIFASSFAAAAYLKSIDFPKDKKVYVVGEDGILKELELAGFQYLGGPEDGGKKIELKPGFLMEHDKDVGAVVVGFDRYFNYYKVQYGTLCIRENPGCLFIATNRDAVTHLTDAQEWAGGGSMVGAFVGSTQREPLVVGKPSTFMMDYLANKFGILKSQICMVGDRLDTDILFGQNGGCKTLLVLSGVTSLSMLQSPGNSIQPDFYTNKISDFLSLKAAAV